Proteins from a genomic interval of Medicago truncatula cultivar Jemalong A17 chromosome 3, MtrunA17r5.0-ANR, whole genome shotgun sequence:
- the LOC25490113 gene encoding protein EMBRYONIC FLOWER 1: MGSSYVEIDSISIDLNTTIDQWDAGKCEHFSIREYVSEIRKKDWKLCWPFPIDESDKQPSFLPLDVPKHRCCRSPNYEQENAAKDIPKDIQTDFNRVSTGCRSDTNCSNAALKPCIQKDPISDIIVRRDIDLNANLNSVDCFLPITIEKEKKAGVGLGSRIDLEIGLEDNLNHQVTSAPSPKIYPDFAQEVSTTKRGGESNGVSYVQLAKNLRLKCTGKNSAEICNGGTPADNQCRKDLVTTATEAYNKYDHTTGPPIESFACNNSVPAVSTDNMVDDDFQDHHSEKSTGLSRRKPRKVRLMTDLLRENGESKTEKIAVQESQFRGTSNTSAASQARSNFPGKVDVQGDLTLTNKGQSRKRKILPDEVRSMESMPFHRAGVEAQNLEGNAKTTSTVFNNRSNSKNVLAGTCLQFTEKGNCSKPGPERNQIMGKKKKNKKNQVGDNYYLIPEPQQGQRRENEDTVYTTDKAYASKTVSSRLSPSVFTGKGVDDFSFHNLRIENEFNLSKEKGKMLQTDGELNSLSYHRNDMFDRDSFAYSGVKIRSSVAADVPVPSDQGVMSGKGKEESLHLSLNSYMSEHGYSKKCIHQIENRLPFSLPFQESTSRVPQFNRNDSETNVFGAPSIPCRHTTNNVYGKGVHCKENTGARNTGKTVEDVEQLGIKKRYNEQAAEVSEQGTLDGIPMEIVELMAKNQYERCLPDVENRGSMFEKSSTSRNTQMTAGTAVYGKGKMSLLKEGQKEKSRGRPKKINTVTRGENVKPNKRKPNHYFSPFNGSNLGVNNPYPPQPSFGFEIPQSQKLSNGFQFSPMISNQLGSARNIKFNGSLEERAPSNATLQSLGGCSLHKNILQQDDEASHIWASLAPNHASIGYNGLQKVVSQPSSSNIDRTSLQSGASHKQNMRRDIDLNYTNINATGQEKHNRNTGPGVFSRVNGEYSVPCKHNGIEAHQNLRGSLDLYSNETIPAMHLLSLMDAGMQSRTPFNVGVNSQMLKRPSYAGDCNTKLEIGASKANGTLKRQPSDYYNRSYLSDRPHGCFIGSPTFGASSSAQHGNKFTKDDGSNAQNSTKFGKKEKMKSSNSLLQNRFVKQCSLSCNETETSLQRRLEIHGTHTSVPLKTTSGISCTVNRNPAEFTVPEAGNVYMIRGEDLKFEGSIPQNKHLFPIPCGHKQQRNLKGTKMKEHSKH, from the exons ATGGGATCGTCGTATGTTGAGATTGACTCGATCTCTATTGATCTTAATACCACTATTGACCAGTGGGATGCAGGCAAATGTGAACATTTTTCAATACG TGAATATGTCTCAGAAATTCGGAAAAAAGATTGGAAACTTTGTTGGCCATTTCCAATAGATGAGTCTGACAAGCAACCGTCATTTCTACCGCTAGATGTGCCAAAACACAGATGTTGCCGTTCTCCAAACTATGAACAAGAAAATGCGGCCAAAGACATTCCTAAAGATATCCAAACAGACTTTAATCGTGTTAGTACTGGATGCAGATCTGATACCAACTGCAGTAATGCAGCTCTCAAACCTTGTATTCAGAAAGATCCAATATCTGACATTATTGTGAGAAGAGACATTGATCTTAATGCTAACCTGAATAGTGTCGATTGTTTCTTACCAATTACtattgagaaagaaaagaaagccgGAGTTGGACTCGGCAGCAGAATTG ACCTTGAGATTGGATTGGAGGATAATCTCAATCACCAAGTAACAAGTGCTCCATCGCCTAAAATTTATCCAGACTTTGCACAAGAAGTGAGCACAACTAAAAGAG GTGGTGAAAGTAATGGAGTGTCTTATGTTCAGCTTGCTAAAAATCTTAGACTTAAATGCACAGGTAAGAATTCTGCTGAGATTTGTAATGGGGGAACACCTGCAGATAACCAATGCCGGAAAGATTTAGTAACAACAGCCACGGAGGCATATAATAAATATGATCACACAACTGGACCACCTATTGAATCCTTTGCTTGTAATAATAGTGTGCCTGCAGTAAGTACAGACAACATGGTTGACGATGATTTTCAGGATCATCATTCAGAAAAGTCCACTGGTTTGTCTCGTAGGAAACCTCGAAAGGTGCGTTTGATGACTGACTTGTTGCGTGAAAATGGCGAATCAAAGACTGAAAAAATTGCAGTACAAGAATCCCAATTCCGTGGCACTTCCAATACTTCTGCAGCTTCACAGGCACGCTCAAATTTCCCAGGAAAGGTGGATGTTCAAGGAGATCTGACTTTAACAAACAAGGGTCAGAGTAGGAAAAGGAAAATTCTCCCGGATGAAGTACGGAGTATGGAAAGTATGCCTTTTCATAGAGCTGGAGTTGAAGCTCAAAACTTAGAGGGGAATGCAAAAACAACTAGTACGGTTTTCAATAATAGATCCAATTCCAAAAATGTACTAGCAGGAacatgtttacaatttactGAGAAAGGCAACTGCAGTAAACCTGGACCTGAAAGAAACCAAATCATGggtaagaagaagaagaacaaaaagaaTCAAGTTGGAGACAATTATTACTTGATTCCTGAGCCACAACAAGGACAGAGAAGAGAAAATGAGGACACCGTGTATACTACAGATAAGGCATATGCATCTAAAACTGTTTCTTCTAGATTATCTCCTTCTGTGTTCACAGGGAAAGGGGTGGATGATTTTTCTTTCCACAACCTAAGAATAGAAAATGAGTTCAATCTATccaaagaaaaggggaaaatgCTGCAAACCGATGGAGAACTTAATTCTTTATCCTACCACAGAAATGACATGTTTGACAGAGATTCTTTTGCATATTCAGGGGTAAAAATCAGATCTAGTGTTGCTGCAGATGTTCCAGTTCCTTCAGACCAAGGGGTGATGAGTGGAAAAGGAAAGGAGGAGAGTTTGCATCTTTCTTTGAACAGTTATATGTCAGAACATGGTTACAGCAAAAAATGTATCCATCAAATAGAAAACCGCCTTCCCTTCTCATTACCTTTTCAAGAGAGCACCTCAAGAGTTCCTCAGTTTAATAGAAACGACAGTGAAACCAATGTTTTTGGAGCACCAAGCATTCCTTGCAGGCACACAACAAATAATGTTTATGGAAAAGGAGTTCACTGTAAA GAAAATACTGGTGCTAGAAACACAGGAAAAACTGTTGAAGATGTGGAACAACtgggtattaaaaaaagatacaatGAACAAGCAGCTGAGGTGTCTGAGCAGGGAACATTAGATGGTATACCCATGGAAATTGTGGAACTCATGGCAAAGAATCAGTACGAGAGGTGTCTCCCTGACGTAGAAAATAGAGGCTCAATGTTTGAAAAATCTTCTACCAGTAGGAACACACAAATGACAGCTGGTACTGCTGTTTATGGCAAAGGGAAGATGAGCTTGTTAAAAGAAGGGCAGAAGGAGAAATCAAGGGGAAGACCTAAGAAAATTAACACGGTCACAAGAGGAGAGAATGTGAAGCCTAACAAAAGAAAGCCAAATCATTACTTTTCTCCATTCAATGGAAGTAATTTGGGAGTGAACAATCCGTATCCACCTCAACCCTCCTTTGGATTTGAAATTCCCCAgtcccaaaagttgtcaaaTGGATTCCAGTTTTCACCTATGATTTCTAACCAGCTTGGTAGTGCGCGAAATATCAAGTTTAATGGGAGTCTCGAAGAGCGCGCCCCCTCTAATGCTACTTTGCAATCCCTGGGAGGATGTAGCTTACACAAGAATATATTACAGCAGGATGATGAAGCTTCTCACATTTGGGCATCCTTGGCCCCAAATCACGCTTCCATAGGGTATAATGGATTGCAAAAGGTTGTTTCTCAGCCTAGTAGTAGCAACATAGACAGAACTTCACTCCAATCTGGTGCATCACATAAGCAGAACATGAGAAGGGATATTGATCTTAACTATACAAATATCAATGCTACAGGCCAAGAAAAGCATAATAGAAATACAGGTCCTGGAGTCTTCAGCAGGGTGAATGGAGAATACTCAGTTCCATGCAAACATAATGGAATAGAGGCTCATCAAAATTTGAGGGGCTCTTTGGATTTGTATTCTAATGAGACAATACCTGCCATGCATTTACTTAGCCTTATGGATGCAGGCATGCAGTCACGTACACCCTTCAATGTCGGTGTTAATTCTCAAATGCTCAAAAGACCCTCCTATGCTGGTGATTGCAATACCAAGTTGGAAATTGGTGCATCCAAGGCCAATGGTACCCTGAAAAGGCAGCCGTCTGATTATTACAACAGAAGTTACTTATCGGATAGACCACATGGCTGTTTCATTGGCTCTCCAACCTTCGGTGCATCTTCATCAGCCCAGCATGGTAATAAGTTTACAAAAGATGATGGTTCCAATGCTCAAAATTCAACTAagtttggaaagaaagaaaagatgaagagcTCCAACTCACTCCTGCAGAATAGATTTGTTAAGCAGTGTAGCTTGTCTTGTAACGAAACAGAAACTTCACTGCAACGCAGATTGGAAATTCATGGTACTCACACCTCTGTGCCGTTAAAGACCACATCTGGCATCTCATGTACGGTGAATAGAAACCCTGCTGAATTCACCGTTCCGGAAGCAGGGAATGTCTATATGATCAGAGGAGAGGATCTGAAATTTGAGGGGAGCATTCCCCAAAACAAGCATCTTTTCCCTATTCCTTGTGGACACAAGCAGCAGAGGAATTTGAAGGGAACTAAAATGAAAGAACACTCAAAACATTGA